One genomic region from Panthera tigris isolate Pti1 chromosome D1, P.tigris_Pti1_mat1.1, whole genome shotgun sequence encodes:
- the ROBO3 gene encoding roundabout homolog 3, with protein MLRYLLKTLLQMNLFADSLAGDISNSSDLLFGFNSSVAALNHSLLPPGDPSFNASRVEPEDAMPRIVEQPPDLLVSRGEPATLPCRAEGRPRPNIEWYKNGARVATAREDPRAHRLLLPSGALFFPRIVHGRRARPDEGVYTCVARNYLGAAASRNASLEVAVLRDDFRQSPGNVVVAVGEPAVMECVPPRGHPEPSVSWKKDSARLKEEEGRITIRGGKLMMSHTLKSDAGMYVCVASNMAGERESGAAELVVLERPSFLRRPVNQVVLADAPVDFPCEVQGDPPPRLRWRKEDGELPTGRYEIRSDHSLWIRRVSADDEGTYTCVAENSVGRAEASGSLSVHVPPQLVTQPQDQMAAPGESVAFQCETKGNPPPAIFWQKEGSQVLLFPSQPLQPKGRFSVSPRGQLNITDVQSGDAGYYVCQAVSVAGSILAKALLEVKAASSLDGLPPIILQGPANQTLALGSSVWLPCRVTGNPQPSIQWKKDGQWLQGDDVQLNLMANGTLYIARVQEMDMGFYSCVAKSSTGEATWSSWLRRREDWGVSSEPPTEPSTPPGPPSQPLVTEITKNSITLTWKPNPQAGATVTSYVIEAFSQAAGNTWRTVADGVQLETHTVSGLQPNTIYLFLVRAVGAWGLSEPSPVSEPVRTRDSNPSRPVEDPWRGQRGLAEVAVRMQEPIVLGPRTLQVSWTVDGPVQLVQGFRVSWKVAGPDGGHWTVLDLQSPSQQSTVLRGLPPGTQIQVKVQAQGQEGLGPESPFMTRSIPEEAPSGPPQGVTVALGGEGNSSVTVSWEPPLPSQQNGIIKEYQIWCLGNESRFHLNRSAAGWARSAVLRGLLPGVLYRTQVAAATSVGVGVASAPVSVQLPSPPGLEPGLEVGPGLAERLARVLREPAFLAGSGAACGALLLGLCGVLYRRRRQRKELSHYTASFAYTPAVSFPHSEGLSGASSRPPMGLGPAPYPWLADSWPHPSRSPSAPEPRGSCCPSNPDPDDRYYNEAGISLYLAQTARGPAAPTEGPVYSTIDPAGEELQTFHGGFPPNPSGDPGTWSQYAPPEWSQGNSGARGGKVKLLGKPVQMPSLNWPEALPPPPPSCELSCLEGPEEELEGGSEPEEWCPPMPERSHLAEPSSSGGCLVPPSQGEAPSPTSSYGQQSTATLTPSPPDPPQPPTDIPHLHQMPRRVPLGPSSPLSVSQPTLSSHEGRPAGLGAGPTASHHLSPSPVPSTASSAPGRTRQVPGEMTPPLQVPRARIRKPKAVPYRREHSPGDLPPPPLPPPEEEASWATGLRAAGSMSSLERERERSGERRMVQAGPLGAQRGPYLDEEAWLPYSRPSFLSRGQGTSTCSTAGSNSSRGSSSSRGSRGPGRSRSRSRSQRPGRKRGEEPR; from the exons ATGCTGCGCTACCTGCTCAAAACACTGCTGCAGATGAACTTGTTCGCGGACTCCCTGGCGGGGGACATTTCCAACTCCAGTGACCTGCTCTTCGGCTTCAACTCCTCGGTAGCGGCGCTCAACCACAGCCTGCTGCCCCCCGGCGATCCCTCTTTCAACG CGTCAAGGGTCGAGCCGGAGGACGCGATGCCGCGCATCGTGGAGCAGCCGCCTGATCTGTTGGTCTCCAGAGGCGAGCCGGCCACTCTGCCCTGTCGCGCGGAGGGCCGGCCCCGGCCCAACATCGAGTGGTACAAGAATGGGGCGCGAGTGGCCACTGCGCGCGAGGACCCGCGCGCGCACCGCCTGCTGCTGCCCAGCGGGGCACTCTTCTTCCCGCGCATCGTTCACGGGCGCCGCGCGCGGCCCGACGAAGGTGTCTACACTTGCGTGGCGCGCAACTACCTGGGGGCAGCGGCTAGTAGAAATGCCTCGCTAGAAGTGGCAG TCCTCCGTGATGATTTCCGGCAGTCTCCTGGGAacgtggtggtggcagtgggagAGCCAGCGGTAATGGAATGTGTGCCTCCCCGTGGCCACCCGGAGCCTTCCGTGTCTTGGAAGAAGGACAGTGCAAGActcaaggaggaggagggaaggatcaCG ATTCGTGGAGGGAAGCTGATGATGTCACATACACTCAAGAGTGATGCagggatgtatgtgtgtgtggcctCCAACATGGCAGGAGAACGGGAGAGTGGGGCAGCCGAACTTGTGGTCCTGG AGCGACCCTCATTCCTGCGTAGACCTGTGAATCAGGTGGTCCTGGCAGATGCCCCCGTGGATTTCCCATGTGAGGTGCAAGGAGATCCCCCGCCTCGTCTAAGATGGCGCAAGGAAGATGGGGAACTACCCACAGGCAG GTATGAGATACGGAGCGACCACAGCCTTTGGATCAGGCGTGTGAGTGCGGACGATGAGGGGACGTACACCTGTGTGGCTGAGAACAGCGTGGGCCGTGCCGAAGCATCTGGCTCCCTCAGTGTTCACG tcCCTCCCCAGCTGGTCACCCAGCCCCAGGACCAGATGGCAGCTCCTGGAGAGAGCGTGGCTTTCCAATGCGAGACCAAAGGAAACCCCCCACCTGCCATCTTCTGGCAGAAGGAGGGAAGTCAA GTCCTGCTTTTCCCCAGTCAGCCACTTCAGCCCAAGGGGCGCTTCTCAGTCTCTCCCAGAGGCCAGCTCAACATTACTGATGTGCAGAGTGGGGACGCTGGCTACTATGTGTGTCAGGCTGTTAGTGTGGCCGGCAGCATCCTGGCCAAGGCCCTGTTGGAGGTAAAAGCAG CCTCCTCCTTGGACGGGCTGCCTCCCATCATCCTCCAGGGACCAGCCAATCAGACGCTGGCACTTGGCTCCTCTGTGTGGCTGCCATGCAGAGTGACTGGGAACCCTCAACCTAGCATCCAGTGGAAGAAGGACGGGCAGTGGCTGCAGGGGGACGACGTGCAACTCAATCTAATGGCCAACGGTACCCTATACATCGCCAGGGTGCAG GAGATGGACATGGGTTTCTACAGCTGTGTGGCCAAGAGTTCCACAGGGGAGGCCACATGGAGTAGCTGGCTTAGGAGGCGGG AGGACTGGGGAGTTTCATCAGAGCCCCCTACGGAGCCCAGTACCCCTCCAGGGCCTCCCTCTCAGCCACTGGTCACTGAGATCACCAAGAACAGCATTACCCTGACCTGGAAGCCCAACCCGCAGGCCGGGGCCACAGTCACCTCTTACGTGATAGAGGCCTTCAG CCAAGCAGCTGGCAACACGTGGCGGACAGTGGCAGATGGCGTGCAGCTGGAGACACACACTGTCAGCGGTCTGCAGCCCAACACCATCTATCTGTTCCTGGTACGAGCtgtgggagcctggggcctcagTGAGCCCAGCCCCGTCTCTGAGCCTGTCCGCACCCGGG ACAGCAACCCATCCAGGCCAGTGGAGGACCCATGGAGAGGCCAGAGGGGACTGGCTGAAGTGGCCGTGCGTATGCAGGAGCCCATAGTCCTTGGGCCCCGGACCTTGCAGGTGTCCTGGACT GTAGATGGCCCAGTCCAGCTGGTGCAAGGTTTCCGAGTGTCTTGGAAGGTAGCAGGCCCTGATGGGGGACACTGGACAGTACTGGACCTACAGTCCCCAAGCCAGCAAAGTACTGTGCTAAGAGGACTCCCCCCAGGGACCCAAATTCAGGTCAAGGTGCAAGCCCAaggccaggaggggctggggcctgaAAGTCCCTTCATGACCAGAAGCATTCCTGAGGAGG cccccagTGGACCCCCCCAGGGAGTGACAGTAGCCCTGGGGGGTGAAGGCAACAGCAGTGTCACAGTGTCCTGGGAACCTCCACTCCCTTCCCAGCAAAATGGGATCATCAAGGAATACCAG ATATGGTGCCTGGGCAATGAGAGTCGCTTCCACCTCAACCGGTCTGCGGCAGGCTGGGCACGCTCCGCGGTGCTCCGGGGACTGCTGCCCGGTGTTCTCTACCGGACCCAGGTCGCGGCGGCCACCAGCGTGGGCGTGGGCGTGGCCAGTGCCCCGGTGTCAGTGCAACTGC CTTCCCCGCCGGGATTGGAGCCTGGGCTCGAGGTGGGCCCGGGGCTGGCGGAGCGGCTGGCGAGGGTGCTGCGGGAGCCTGCCTTCCTCGCGGGCAGCGGCGCCGCGTGCGGGGCGCTGCTCCTCGGGCTCTGCGGCGTCCTCTACCGGCGCCGGAGGCAGCGCAAGGAGCTCAGTCACTACACGG CCTCCTTTGCCTACACACCTGCAG TGTCCTTCCCACACTCAGAGGGCCTCTCTGGAGCCAGTTCCAG GCCACCCATGGGCCTTGGCCCCGCCCCCTACCCATGGCTAGCAGACTCGTGGCCCCACCCATCTCGAAGCCCCTCAGCCCCGGAGCCCAGGGGAAGCTGCTGCCCCAGCAATCCTGACCCAGATGACAGATATTACAATG aAGCAGGAATCTCCTTGTACCTGGCTCAGACGGCCCGGGGTCCTGCCGCCCCGACTGAGGGTCCTGTCTACAGCACCATTGACCCAGCTGGGGAGGAGCTGCAGACCTTCCATGGGGGATTCCCCCCAAATCCCTCAGGGGATCCAGGCACCTGGAGCCAGTATGCTCCTCCAGAATGGAGCCAGGGGAACAGTG GAGCCAGGGGAGGCAAAGTAAAGCTTCTGGGAAAACCTGTGCAGATGCCCTCTCTCAACTGGCCAGAAGCCCTGCCACCACCTCCCCCTTCCTGTGAACTGAGCTGCCTAGAGGGGCctgaggaggagctggagggcGG ctcagagccagaagagTGGTGTCCACCAATGCCTGAGAGGAGCCACCTGGCAGAGCCCAGCTCCAGTGGAGGGTGCTTGGTCCCTCCGTCCCAAGGGGAAGCCCCCTCTCCCACATCTTCCTATGGACAGCAGTCCACAGCCACTCTTACCCCCTCACCTCctgaccctccccagccccccactgaCATCCCCCATCTCCACCAGATGCCCAG GAGGGTGCCCCTTGGTCCAAGTTCCCCTCTCAGTGTATCCCAGCCCACTCTGAGTAGCCATGAAGGGAGGCCTGCTGGCCTGGGTGCTGGACCCACAGCCTCCCATCACCTCAGCCCCAGCCCTGTCCCTAGTACAGCCAGCAGTGCCCCAG GGAGAACCCGGCAGGTGCCTGGGGAGATGACTCCTCCACTTCAAGTGCCCCGTGCCCGAATCCGGAAACCCAAGGCTGTTCCCTACCGACGGGAGCACAGTCCTGGGG ACTTGCCCCCGCCACCCTTGCCGCCACCAGAGGAAGAGGCAAGCTGGGCCACAGGGCTGAGGGCAGCAGGCAGCATGTCCTCCTTGGAACGGGAACGGGAGCGCAGTGGAGAGAGGAGAATGGTGCAGGCCGGGCCCTTGGGGGCCCAGCGGGGTCCCTACCTGGATG AAGAGGCCTGGCTCCCTTACAGCCGACCCAGCTTCCTGTCCCGGGGCCAGGGCACCAGCACCTGTTCCACAGCTGGCAGCAACTCCTCCAGAGGCTCCAGCAGCTCCCGAGGCTCCCGGGGCCCTGgacggagccggagccggagccggagccaaAGACCAGGACGGAAACGcggagag gaaCCAAGATGA